CCCTTGATTCCGAAAAGAAAGTCATCGCACTCAAATGCGATCCCGATCGGTCCGAACATTTAAGGATGCACTACGAGGGTATCACAGGGGCTTTTCATATGAACAAACGACATTGGAACAGCGTAGCTTTGGACTCGGATGTCCCTGCCGATCTGATTGCACGGCTCATCCGACATTCGTACGCTCTTGTTGTATCCAAACTCCCTAAATACATCCGTACACAACCGCCTTTCGATGGAGTCCAAGAAGAACAGTTGGTCTGAAGAGTATCTGATCCATCTGCCCGAAACGGCCAGCACCAACTCCTATCTCTCCGATCTTTTGATGCAGGATCCCGACCTGCCTGCGTGGACCGTGGTCATGACAGACAATCAGACTGCGGGACGAGGACAGCAGGG
This genomic stretch from Porphyromonas gingivalis ATCC 33277 harbors:
- a CDS encoding MmcQ/YjbR family DNA-binding protein, which encodes MDIEQARELCLSLPQVEESFPFDDVTLVMKVAGKMFALIPLDSEKKVIALKCDPDRSEHLRMHYEGITGAFHMNKRHWNSVALDSDVPADLIARLIRHSYALVVSKLPKYIRTQPPFDGVQEEQLV